One Planctomycetaceae bacterium genomic window, TTCCCCTGGGGGTTGAAGCACGACACGTCGCCATAGCCCAAGTCGTCAGCCAGAATGTAAATGATGTTCGGTCGGTTATTCGGTTGGCGGTTCATGGCGTTCCTCTCGGTGGCGCAGGAAGGCAGCAGCACACAACCCGCGCCCGCGGCCGCGGCTTTGAGAATGTCGCGTCGGGAAAGAGACATTTCACGGTTCATGTCGTGAGGTCCGGTTGTATGACGGTAAGGATACATCCGCGCGGCGACAGATGAAACCATCTCAATTCGGGGTCGCCATGGCATGTCGCACGGCGTGCCGCCACGAGTGGCATTGTCCTGTCGAAACTTACCCATGGCTGGTCGAAATTCCGGCGGTTCAGGGGCCTTGCCGTATACGCTCAGGCGGCGGCGCGAGGGAGGTTGGGGCCGCAAGCCCAGCGGAGGGCGACACTTGAGGAATAGATTTTTCTATGACGGTCTCGGCGGTAAACCGTCCCAGGCAAAATAGGTCATTTTCCCTATACGTGTAGGCTGATGTTGCTGCGTATTAATATAGTTGCCGAGGCCGTCATTGCCGAGGACTCATTATGGTCGAGTTTGAAGCCATCCTTACCGAAGATCTCGACGGGACATTCGTCGCCCGCTGCCCGTCTCTGCCCACCTGCCGCGGGGCCGGCGAAACGCCCGACGACGCCATTGAGGGTCTACGCATGGCGATTCATGACTACCTCGCGCCAGTCATGAGAATCTGCCCCGAGTTGATGTCCCTCAACGTGAAGGATCGCACCGCCCGGACTTTCATCCCCAGCCGAGTCGCTCTGGCGGGTTGAGCAATTTCCAATGTGCAATTTCCGATTCTCAATTTTCCCTTCCCTCAATTGGAAATTGCAAATTGGAAATTGGGAATTAGAGAGCATCAGCGCTTGCGCCGCCGGCCGACAGGGTTCGCCGCCGCGGGCTTGATCTTTGCGGGGTCCTTCAGCACGGCCAGCACCGCCTGCGGATCGGGACGGTTTCGGAAATCAGGATCGACGGCTGCATATTGCACCACGCCGTCGGCGGCGATGACGTAGACAGCCGTCATGGGCATCTCGCCTGACTTGTCGCCGTTGCATTTGGCCAGGTCCACGCGGCCCTTGAGCATGTCCATCATCTCGTCGTTGAGAGCGTAGAGCAGCCCCCACTTGCGAGCGCCCAGGTTGCCCGGGTCGCTGAGTAGTTCGTAGTCCAGGCCCAGGTGGTCGGCCGTCTTGCGGTTGTATTCGACCGTCTGGGGGCTGACCGCCACGATGGCGGCGCCGGTCTTTTCGACCTCGCTGAGAATCTGCTGCATTGCGGACAGTTGGATGCTGCAGAACCGGCACCATCCGCCGCGGAACCAGACCAGCACCACCGGTCCGTCCTTGAGCAGGGTCTCCAGGGTCAGTTCTTTGCCATTGGTGGCCAGAGCGTCGAAGTCCGGCGCCTTGGCGGCGAGTTTGACAGCCCCGGCCGTCAGCGGCGCCAGGGCCGCTACCTGGGCGTCGGCGGCTTTGGCCTGCTCGGGCGTGGCCAGAGCGGCCCACTTGGCCCGCGCCTCGGCCAGGGCCTGCGCCATGGGCAGGTTCGACCGCTCGGGCGGCACAAAGGCCGTCGCCTCGGCGACCGGGGCGCCCGCGGCGCGCGGCGCGACGGGCGGTGGCGTTGCCGCGGCCGGCGATGCGGGTTGA contains:
- a CDS encoding type II toxin-antitoxin system HicB family antitoxin codes for the protein MVEFEAILTEDLDGTFVARCPSLPTCRGAGETPDDAIEGLRMAIHDYLAPVMRICPELMSLNVKDRTARTFIPSRVALAG
- a CDS encoding peroxiredoxin-like family protein gives rise to the protein MMRTNHVAGRWGTVLLAAAILLGPLGCRDTKPAPSSPAASQPASPAAATPPPVAPRAAGAPVAEATAFVPPERSNLPMAQALAEARAKWAALATPEQAKAADAQVAALAPLTAGAVKLAAKAPDFDALATNGKELTLETLLKDGPVVLVWFRGGWCRFCSIQLSAMQQILSEVEKTGAAIVAVSPQTVEYNRKTADHLGLDYELLSDPGNLGARKWGLLYALNDEMMDMLKGRVDLAKCNGDKSGEMPMTAVYVIAADGVVQYAAVDPDFRNRPDPQAVLAVLKDPAKIKPAAANPVGRRRKR